Proteins encoded together in one Paracidovorax wautersii window:
- a CDS encoding RNA polymerase sigma factor — MATERELSDFLKSVEKRAYKRSLYHVRNEEAALDIVQDSMLKLAEHYGDKPPGELPMLYQRILSNCTLDWFRRQKTRNALFSSLSDFEGPGEDGADFDLLEAYSGPENGETAQSAEDLVRRKQVFQDIEAEIQELPARQREAFLMRYWEEMDVAETAAAMGCSEGSVKTHCFRAIQTLSKALKAKGIEL; from the coding sequence TTGGCTACCGAACGAGAACTGTCCGACTTCCTCAAGAGCGTTGAAAAGCGTGCGTACAAGCGCTCGCTCTACCACGTGCGCAACGAGGAAGCGGCTCTGGATATCGTTCAGGACAGCATGCTCAAGCTGGCCGAACACTACGGCGACAAGCCCCCGGGCGAGTTGCCGATGCTGTACCAGCGGATTCTCTCCAACTGCACGCTCGACTGGTTCCGGCGCCAGAAAACCCGCAACGCCCTCTTCTCCAGCCTGAGCGATTTCGAGGGCCCGGGCGAGGATGGCGCTGATTTCGATCTGCTGGAAGCCTATTCGGGCCCCGAAAACGGCGAAACCGCCCAAAGCGCGGAAGATCTGGTGCGCCGCAAGCAGGTGTTCCAAGACATCGAAGCCGAAATTCAAGAGCTGCCGGCGCGTCAACGAGAGGCATTCCTGATGCGTTACTGGGAGGAAATGGATGTTGCAGAGACAGCCGCCGCCATGGGCTGCTCTGAAGGCAGTGTGAAAACGCACTGCTTTCGCGCCATCCAGACCCTCAGCAAGGCACTGAAGGCAAAAGGAATCGAACTATGA
- a CDS encoding DUF3619 family protein codes for MNHHPSLAELDLEIAADRFARRVTARLTEGSANLPYDISERLRAARVQAMDKRKRPVAAPVRQAAPARVVVGADGAAMLGGGWGGEGGNWWRATVSAVPLLALVAGLVFISTSMADNSEEVAEVDTALLTDDLPPSAYTDPGFVQYIKAGATPGR; via the coding sequence ATGAACCACCACCCCTCCCTGGCCGAACTGGACCTGGAAATCGCTGCCGACCGTTTCGCGCGCCGCGTGACCGCGCGCCTGACGGAGGGCAGTGCCAACCTGCCGTACGACATCTCCGAGCGCCTGCGGGCGGCACGCGTGCAGGCGATGGACAAGCGCAAACGGCCAGTGGCGGCTCCGGTGCGCCAGGCGGCGCCTGCCCGTGTGGTGGTCGGGGCCGACGGCGCTGCGATGCTTGGTGGCGGCTGGGGCGGCGAGGGCGGCAACTGGTGGCGGGCCACCGTGTCGGCGGTACCATTGCTGGCTTTGGTCGCGGGCCTGGTGTTCATCAGCACGTCCATGGCCGACAATTCCGAAGAAGTGGCTGAAGTCGATACCGCCCTGCTGACCGACGATCTGCCGCCTTCTGCCTACACCGACCCCGGCTTCGTGCAATACATCAAGGCCGGCGCCACCCCCGGCCGCTGA
- a CDS encoding DUF3106 domain-containing protein, with the protein MHTLPPDAPRILPAAVLAVVLLGALAAGGWLAANQVGTAPSTPLPAQALDDTHTATPPQSRRKVETLQPPRQEDGPGWVTLTTAQKEVLYPLAQRWAFLSDAQKRHWLNLAAGYRSLSEEEQTKMVARITDWANLSAQQRSQARLNYAAAARLPADSRKAQWEAYQALSTEEKQRLAAVAALAAPKPAGAATALRPVSPKKLAKVPAATTAASKAAVATPRPANLPKIPPVADFHVTQALPVVVPPPSVVVETAPIAVPVAVPAPLPPLEASPGDDADAPLHPPQ; encoded by the coding sequence ATGCACACATTGCCTCCCGACGCTCCCCGCATCCTGCCAGCCGCCGTGCTGGCAGTGGTCTTGCTGGGCGCGCTCGCAGCGGGAGGCTGGCTGGCCGCCAACCAGGTCGGAACCGCCCCCAGCACGCCCCTGCCCGCGCAAGCGCTGGACGACACCCACACGGCTACACCGCCGCAGAGCCGCCGCAAAGTGGAGACCCTGCAGCCGCCTCGCCAGGAAGACGGCCCCGGCTGGGTGACGCTGACCACGGCGCAAAAGGAAGTGCTCTACCCGCTGGCGCAGCGCTGGGCCTTCCTCAGCGATGCCCAGAAGCGCCACTGGCTCAACCTGGCTGCCGGCTACCGCTCCCTGTCCGAGGAAGAGCAGACCAAGATGGTCGCGCGCATCACCGACTGGGCCAACCTGAGCGCCCAGCAGCGCAGCCAGGCCCGGCTCAACTACGCGGCGGCCGCACGCCTTCCGGCCGACAGCCGCAAGGCCCAGTGGGAGGCCTACCAGGCACTGAGCACCGAGGAAAAGCAGCGCCTGGCCGCCGTGGCGGCCTTGGCCGCGCCCAAGCCGGCCGGTGCGGCGACCGCGCTGCGCCCCGTCTCCCCGAAAAAACTGGCCAAGGTGCCGGCGGCTACGACGGCCGCCAGCAAGGCCGCCGTCGCCACCCCGCGCCCGGCCAACCTCCCCAAGATTCCGCCAGTAGCCGACTTCCACGTCACACAGGCGCTGCCCGTGGTGGTCCCGCCGCCATCGGTTGTGGTAGAAACGGCGCCCATCGCCGTGCCGGTGGCCGTGCCCGCGCCCTTGCCTCCGCTGGAGGCGTCGCCGGGCGATGACGCCGACGCCCCCCTGCACCCGCCCCAGTAG
- a CDS encoding RDD family protein, translating to MPATSPSGPSPSTAEGAAALGTGSPLNGTTPSLQRRMACWLYEGLLLFGVVFIAGYLFGTLSQTRNALDNRHALQGFLFVVFGIYFVWFWAQGQTLAMKTWHIRVVGRDGRAISQKRALGRYVLSWLWLLPPLAVVAPFQLSGGETTVIVTGWVLVWALLSRFHPQRQFLHDALAGTRLIHFQVPDTRRRRPA from the coding sequence ATGCCTGCCACCTCCCCTTCCGGCCCGTCTCCATCCACCGCCGAAGGGGCCGCAGCCCTGGGGACGGGCTCCCCGCTCAACGGTACCACGCCCTCCCTCCAGCGCCGCATGGCCTGCTGGCTGTACGAAGGCCTGTTGCTGTTCGGCGTGGTCTTCATCGCGGGCTACCTGTTCGGCACGCTGAGCCAGACGCGCAATGCGCTGGACAACCGCCACGCACTGCAGGGCTTTCTGTTCGTGGTGTTCGGCATCTATTTCGTGTGGTTCTGGGCCCAGGGCCAGACCCTGGCGATGAAGACCTGGCACATCCGCGTGGTGGGCCGGGACGGCCGCGCCATCAGCCAGAAGCGGGCACTGGGCCGCTACGTGCTGAGCTGGCTGTGGCTGCTGCCGCCGCTCGCTGTCGTGGCGCCGTTCCAGCTGTCGGGCGGCGAAACCACGGTCATCGTGACAGGCTGGGTGCTCGTCTGGGCGCTGCTGAGCCGCTTCCACCCGCAGCGCCAGTTCCTGCACGATGCGCTGGCCGGCACGCGGCTGATCCACTTCCAGGTGCCGGACACGCGCCGTCGGCGTCCGGCCTGA
- a CDS encoding diacylglycerol kinase — MSSLPPAPHPHKARTGLNRVWHAAGYSLAGLRAGWGEKAFRLEACLSLVMLPAAVWLGRSWVEVALLAGSVLIVMITELLNTSIESAIDRIGPELHDLSKRAKDMGSAAVLLSLLLCLGIWAAALYQRFAPHV, encoded by the coding sequence ATGTCTTCCCTGCCCCCTGCTCCCCATCCCCACAAGGCCCGCACCGGGCTGAACCGCGTCTGGCATGCCGCCGGTTATTCCCTGGCGGGCCTGCGGGCCGGCTGGGGCGAGAAGGCCTTCCGCCTGGAGGCCTGCCTGTCACTGGTGATGCTGCCCGCCGCCGTGTGGCTGGGCCGCAGCTGGGTCGAGGTGGCCCTGCTCGCGGGATCGGTGCTGATCGTGATGATCACCGAGTTGCTGAACACCAGCATTGAGTCGGCCATCGACCGCATCGGCCCCGAGCTGCACGACCTGTCCAAGCGCGCCAAGGACATGGGCAGCGCCGCCGTTCTATTGAGTCTGCTGCTGTGCCTGGGCATCTGGGCCGCAGCGCTGTACCAGAGGTTTGCCCCCCATGTCTGA
- a CDS encoding TIGR00730 family Rossman fold protein yields the protein MSDPTFSICVYLGSRPGSNPRFAEAATAVGHWIGERGGQLVYGGGRSGLMGTVAEATRVAGGRVVGVIPQALVDKELANQLCDELHIVTSMHERKAMMAERSDAFVALPGGIGTFEELFEVWTWRQLGYHDKPLGLLNVDGYYDGMQQFLRTSVDSGLMSHWQMGLLAWGSDVDALMRQLVQEAGTNTDSIPLRQVI from the coding sequence ATGTCTGATCCCACGTTCTCCATCTGCGTCTATCTGGGCTCGCGCCCCGGCAGCAACCCGCGCTTTGCGGAAGCGGCCACGGCCGTGGGCCACTGGATCGGCGAGCGCGGCGGGCAGCTGGTGTACGGCGGCGGCCGCAGCGGGCTGATGGGCACGGTGGCCGAGGCCACGCGCGTGGCCGGGGGCCGCGTGGTGGGCGTGATCCCGCAGGCGCTGGTCGACAAGGAGCTGGCCAACCAGCTGTGCGACGAGCTGCACATCGTCACCAGCATGCACGAGCGCAAGGCCATGATGGCCGAGCGCAGCGATGCCTTCGTCGCGCTGCCTGGCGGCATCGGCACGTTCGAGGAACTGTTCGAGGTATGGACCTGGCGGCAGCTGGGCTACCACGACAAGCCGCTGGGCCTGCTGAACGTGGACGGCTACTACGACGGCATGCAGCAGTTCCTGCGCACCAGCGTGGACAGCGGCCTGATGAGCCACTGGCAGATGGGCCTGCTGGCCTGGGGCAGCGACGTGGATGCGCTGATGCGCCAGCTGGTGCAGGAGGCGGGCACGAACACGGATTCAATCCCCTTGCGGCAGGTGATCTGA
- a CDS encoding P-II family nitrogen regulator codes for MKMITAVIKPFKLEEVREALAECGVTGLTVTEVKGFGRQKGHTELYRGAEYVVDFLPKVKVEVVVKSDDVDRCVDAIVNAARTGKIGDGKIFVTEVERVVRIRTGDLDDAAV; via the coding sequence ATGAAAATGATCACCGCCGTCATCAAGCCCTTCAAGCTGGAAGAAGTCCGCGAGGCGCTGGCCGAATGCGGCGTGACGGGGCTTACCGTGACCGAGGTGAAGGGTTTCGGCCGCCAGAAGGGGCACACCGAGCTGTACCGCGGCGCCGAATATGTGGTGGACTTCCTGCCCAAGGTGAAGGTCGAGGTGGTCGTCAAGTCCGACGACGTGGACCGCTGCGTGGACGCCATCGTCAATGCCGCGCGCACCGGCAAGATTGGCGACGGCAAGATCTTCGTGACCGAAGTGGAGCGCGTGGTGCGCATCCGCACGGGCGACTTGGACGACGCAGCCGTCTGA
- a CDS encoding NAD+ synthase, whose protein sequence is MPFVISIAQFNFVVGDLQGNAQKIIQAARDAHAAGARLLLTPELALCGYAAEDLYLRPAFLSACDAALAEVVQASQSLPGLAIVVGHPQRSVVAGLERCHNAASVVRHGRIEQTYAKQELPNYQVFDERRYFTPGHAPCVFEVDGVRLGLLICEDAWFPAAAQQAKDAGAQLLVSINASPFHVGKSSEREQIMRERVTETGLPLVYAHLVGGQDEVVFEGRSFALNADGFVALRGPGFEEKLLFAQVESAQDAIEIKAEVAPIASLDADLWSALVLGVRDYVGKNGFPGVLLGLSGGIDSALVLAIAVDALGADKVRTVMMPSPYTADISWIDARDMAERLKVRYDEIAIAPQFEAFKAALATEFAGLPEDTTEENLQARIRGTLLMALSNKFGSVVLTTGNKSEMATGYCTLYGDMAGGFAVIKDVAKTQVFALARWRNANDPFGTGASPIPERIITRPPSAELRPDQKDQDSLPPYEVLDAIVARYMENDEPIEAIIEDGYDRADVERVTRLIKLNEYKRRQAPVGIRVTRRSFGKDWRYPITSKFRA, encoded by the coding sequence ATGCCATTCGTCATCAGCATCGCCCAGTTCAATTTCGTCGTGGGCGATTTGCAGGGCAACGCCCAGAAGATCATCCAGGCTGCACGCGACGCGCATGCTGCCGGCGCACGGCTGCTGCTGACGCCGGAGCTGGCGCTGTGCGGCTACGCGGCGGAAGACCTGTACCTGCGGCCGGCGTTTCTGTCGGCCTGCGACGCGGCCCTGGCCGAGGTGGTGCAGGCGTCGCAATCGCTGCCGGGCCTGGCCATCGTGGTCGGCCACCCGCAGCGGTCGGTGGTCGCCGGCCTGGAGCGCTGCCACAACGCCGCCAGCGTGGTGCGTCATGGCCGCATCGAGCAGACCTATGCCAAGCAGGAGCTGCCCAACTACCAGGTGTTCGACGAGCGCCGCTACTTCACGCCCGGCCATGCGCCCTGCGTGTTCGAGGTGGATGGCGTGCGCCTGGGCCTGTTGATCTGCGAGGACGCCTGGTTCCCCGCCGCCGCTCAGCAGGCGAAGGACGCCGGCGCGCAGCTGCTGGTGAGCATCAACGCCTCGCCCTTCCACGTCGGAAAGAGCTCCGAGCGCGAGCAGATCATGCGCGAGCGCGTGACCGAGACCGGCCTGCCGCTGGTCTACGCCCACCTGGTGGGCGGGCAGGACGAGGTGGTGTTCGAAGGCCGCTCGTTCGCGCTGAATGCCGACGGCTTCGTCGCGTTGCGCGGCCCGGGTTTTGAGGAGAAACTGCTGTTTGCGCAGGTGGAATCAGCGCAAGATGCTATTGAAATCAAAGCGGAGGTGGCGCCCATCGCCTCGCTGGATGCCGACCTGTGGTCCGCCCTGGTGCTGGGCGTGCGCGACTACGTGGGCAAGAACGGCTTCCCCGGCGTGCTGCTGGGGCTGTCGGGCGGCATCGACTCCGCCCTGGTGCTGGCCATCGCGGTCGATGCGCTGGGCGCCGACAAGGTGCGCACGGTGATGATGCCTTCGCCCTACACGGCCGACATCAGCTGGATCGATGCCCGCGACATGGCCGAGCGGCTGAAGGTGCGTTACGACGAGATCGCCATCGCCCCGCAGTTCGAGGCCTTCAAGGCCGCGCTGGCGACCGAGTTCGCCGGGCTGCCCGAAGACACGACCGAAGAGAACCTGCAGGCGCGCATCCGCGGCACGCTGCTGATGGCGCTGTCCAACAAGTTCGGCTCGGTGGTGCTCACCACCGGCAACAAGAGCGAGATGGCCACGGGCTACTGCACGCTCTACGGCGATATGGCGGGCGGCTTCGCCGTCATCAAGGACGTGGCCAAGACGCAGGTGTTCGCCCTGGCGCGCTGGCGCAACGCCAACGACCCGTTCGGCACGGGCGCGAGCCCGATCCCCGAGCGCATCATCACCCGTCCGCCCAGCGCCGAACTGCGCCCCGACCAGAAGGACCAGGACAGCCTGCCGCCCTACGAGGTGCTCGACGCCATCGTGGCGCGCTACATGGAAAACGACGAGCCCATCGAGGCCATCATCGAAGACGGCTACGACCGCGCCGACGTGGAACGCGTCACGCGTCTCATCAAGCTCAACGAGTACAAGCGCCGCCAGGCGCCCGTGGGCATCCGCGTCACGCGGCGCAGCTTCGGCAAGGACTGGCGCTACCCGATCACGAGCAAGTTCCGCGCGTGA
- a CDS encoding flavin reductase family protein, producing the protein MSSHRLPVPLDRATRLVNHGPTVLVSATHGGRSNVMAAAWNMALDFAPPKVAVVIDKITFTRGLIESSGHFTLSVPCHAQAALTSAIGGSTGQEIDKAATLPGLAWIDEPASPAPLVDGCVAWLACRLLPEPHIQQTYDLFLGEVIGAWADERVFSHGRWHFEGHEGLRTLHHVAGGHYLLPGGFVGTPP; encoded by the coding sequence ATGAGTTCCCACCGCCTTCCCGTCCCCCTCGACCGCGCCACGCGCCTGGTCAACCACGGCCCCACCGTGCTGGTCAGCGCCACCCACGGCGGGCGCAGCAACGTCATGGCCGCCGCCTGGAACATGGCGCTGGATTTCGCCCCGCCCAAGGTGGCGGTGGTGATCGACAAGATCACCTTCACGCGGGGGCTCATCGAGTCGTCGGGCCACTTCACGCTGAGCGTGCCCTGCCATGCCCAGGCCGCGCTCACGTCCGCCATCGGCGGCAGCACGGGCCAGGAGATCGACAAGGCCGCCACGCTGCCCGGCCTGGCCTGGATCGACGAGCCCGCCAGCCCTGCGCCGCTGGTGGACGGTTGCGTGGCCTGGCTGGCCTGCAGGCTGCTGCCCGAGCCGCACATCCAGCAGACCTACGACCTGTTCCTGGGCGAGGTGATCGGCGCCTGGGCTGACGAGCGGGTTTTCTCGCACGGCCGCTGGCACTTCGAAGGCCACGAGGGGCTGCGCACGCTGCACCATGTGGCCGGCGGGCACTACCTGCTGCCGGGTGGATTTGTCGGAACACCCCCCTGA
- a CDS encoding GNAT family N-acetyltransferase, protein MAASWNTPAALPSSTPYELRVADAPADVDAAAWDALLATQPQATPFLRHAYLAALHDSGSATPQTGWTPLFFTLWRGDALQAACALYVKPHSYGEYVFDFAWADAYARHGLDYYPKAVVAVPFTPVPGARLLARDAASRTALLRALVAWCGEAELSSLHLLFGADADVEAAREAGLMLRHTVQFHWKNVAPTLPAARGSLPPEGAPPALGRPGGGLDAAPTLPAAQASPADDAGPPALAPHGDEGSAGRPFHDFDDFLASLAQDKRKKIRQERRKVAEAGVTFRHAQGAGISTDDWDFFYRCYERTYLEHGNPPYLSRDFFHRMQRDMPEAWVLFIAERGGQAIASSLIAIGANPTCANSPKDPEPAVAFGRYWGALERVDCLHFEACYYQPIAWCIAHGVQRFEGGAQGEHKMARALLPVQATSAHWLAHPAFAEAVDRFLEREGDGMAQYLDHLQARSPFRKPQAPD, encoded by the coding sequence ATGGCCGCTTCCTGGAACACCCCTGCCGCCTTGCCCTCCTCCACCCCGTATGAACTGCGCGTTGCGGACGCCCCGGCCGACGTCGACGCCGCCGCCTGGGACGCGCTGCTGGCGACCCAGCCGCAGGCCACGCCCTTCCTGCGCCACGCCTATCTGGCAGCCTTGCACGACAGCGGCAGCGCCACGCCGCAGACCGGCTGGACACCGCTGTTCTTCACGCTGTGGCGCGGCGACGCGCTGCAGGCGGCGTGCGCGCTGTACGTCAAGCCGCACTCGTACGGCGAGTACGTGTTCGACTTCGCGTGGGCCGACGCCTATGCACGCCACGGGTTGGACTACTACCCCAAGGCCGTGGTGGCCGTGCCCTTCACGCCGGTGCCGGGCGCGCGGCTGCTGGCGCGGGACGCCGCATCGCGCACGGCGCTGCTGCGGGCACTGGTCGCCTGGTGCGGAGAGGCGGAGCTGTCGTCGCTGCACCTGCTTTTCGGGGCCGACGCCGATGTGGAGGCCGCCCGCGAGGCCGGCCTGATGCTGCGCCATACCGTGCAGTTTCATTGGAAGAATGTGGCCCCCACGCTCCCCGCTGCGCGTGGTTCGCTGCCCCCCGAGGGGGCCCCACCCGCCTTGGGGCGGCCCGGCGGCGGGTTGGATGCGGCCCCTACGCTCCCCGCTGCGCAGGCTTCGCCGGCCGACGACGCGGGGCCCCCCGCCCTGGCGCCACATGGCGACGAAGGGTCTGCCGGCCGGCCGTTCCACGACTTCGACGATTTCTTGGCGAGCCTGGCGCAGGACAAGCGCAAGAAGATCCGCCAGGAGCGGCGCAAGGTGGCCGAGGCGGGCGTGACCTTCCGACATGCCCAAGGGGCGGGCATCTCCACGGACGACTGGGATTTCTTCTACCGGTGCTATGAGCGCACCTACCTGGAGCACGGCAACCCGCCCTACCTGTCGCGGGACTTCTTCCACCGCATGCAGCGCGACATGCCCGAGGCCTGGGTGTTGTTCATCGCGGAGCGCGGCGGCCAGGCCATCGCTAGCAGTTTGATAGCTATTGGTGCAAACCCCACCTGCGCTAACAGCCCAAAAGACCCTGAACCCGCGGTCGCGTTCGGCCGCTACTGGGGCGCGCTGGAGCGTGTGGACTGCCTGCACTTCGAGGCCTGCTACTACCAGCCCATCGCCTGGTGCATCGCCCACGGCGTGCAGCGCTTCGAGGGCGGCGCCCAGGGCGAGCACAAGATGGCGCGTGCCCTGCTGCCGGTGCAGGCCACCAGCGCCCACTGGCTGGCGCACCCGGCGTTCGCCGAGGCGGTGGACCGCTTCCTGGAGCGCGAGGGCGACGGCATGGCCCAGTACCTGGATCACCTGCAGGCGCGCAGCCCGTTCAGGAAACCGCAGGCGCCGGATTAG
- a CDS encoding LysR family transcriptional regulator translates to MASPFLLSIPMRHFLEVAQAGSVNQAAARLCVAPSAVSRQIAKLEDALGTPLFERQSRGMVLTPAGQRLAGHLQHAVLDGEAVLDQVRHLGAQTAARVRVCCTEGFAAGFMPAFMQTFIAEMPGSQIELLVGSPEDVSQWLLRGEADIGLKYAVAPELGLRVAHAAPAPVMAVMPPDHPLAAQETVTLAAVVRYPLLVGSKGVTARQLFDLACSAQGLRYTPVLVSNFSSVMLPLLRSPQVLLSGVLTVQHLLDAGRAVARPFGEPVLEQRRLLVLALEGRTLPPPVAACVERMVAAIGGAAGRP, encoded by the coding sequence ATGGCTTCCCCGTTTCTGCTCAGCATTCCCATGCGCCACTTTCTGGAGGTGGCCCAGGCCGGCTCCGTCAACCAGGCCGCTGCGCGGCTGTGCGTCGCGCCGTCGGCCGTGAGCCGGCAGATCGCCAAATTGGAGGATGCGCTGGGCACGCCGTTGTTCGAGCGGCAATCACGGGGCATGGTGCTCACGCCGGCCGGCCAGCGCCTGGCCGGCCACCTGCAGCATGCAGTGCTGGACGGCGAGGCGGTGCTGGACCAGGTGCGCCACCTGGGCGCGCAGACGGCGGCGCGTGTGCGCGTGTGCTGCACCGAAGGCTTTGCCGCCGGGTTCATGCCGGCCTTCATGCAAACCTTCATCGCCGAAATGCCCGGCAGCCAGATCGAATTGCTGGTGGGGTCGCCCGAGGATGTGAGCCAGTGGCTGCTGCGTGGCGAGGCCGACATCGGCCTCAAATACGCGGTGGCGCCCGAGCTGGGCCTGCGCGTGGCCCACGCCGCCCCGGCGCCGGTGATGGCCGTCATGCCGCCCGACCATCCGCTGGCGGCGCAGGAGACGGTGACCTTGGCCGCGGTGGTCCGCTACCCGCTGCTGGTGGGCAGCAAGGGCGTGACGGCGCGCCAGCTGTTCGACCTGGCCTGCAGTGCGCAGGGATTGCGCTACACGCCGGTGCTGGTGAGCAACTTCTCTTCGGTGATGCTGCCGTTGCTGCGTTCGCCCCAGGTGCTGCTGTCCGGCGTGCTGACGGTGCAGCACCTGCTGGACGCCGGCCGCGCGGTGGCCCGGCCGTTCGGCGAGCCGGTGCTGGAGCAGCGCCGTCTGCTGGTGTTGGCGCTGGAAGGGCGCACGCTGCCGCCCCCGGTGGCCGCCTGCGTCGAGCGCATGGTGGCTGCCATCGGCGGGGCGGCGGGCAGGCCCTAA
- a CDS encoding M20 family metallopeptidase encodes MQRNDALDLASTYFDDGRFFADLQRRVALHTESDTGTVPPSLDAYLRDELVPPLTALGFDCSILPNPAPSGGPFLIARRVEDSALPTVLGYGHGDVTSGQDAAWRAGLNPWVLTAEGDRLYGRGTADNKGQHTVNLGALEAVLQARGGRLGYNLTWLIEMGEEAASPGLHALCEAQREALRADVFLASDGPRVNASRPTLFLGSRGAINFTLRLKERPRAYHSGNWGGVLANPATILCNAVASMVDARGRITIDGLRPQPITPAVRTALARIAIGGGADDPALSECWGEPGLSAAERLMGWNTLEVLAMGAGNPQRPVNAIPGEAVVHCQLRFVVGTPWQRLQEIVQAHLEARGFHGIDVSITLAGAATRLEPDHPWAQWAQASIERTAGQPPDVLPNLAGSLPNDVFAELLGLPTLWVPHSYPACAQHAPNEHLLAPVVRDGLRVMAGLYWDLGEPADAGGAPWPVRAAATATAAAA; translated from the coding sequence ATGCAACGCAACGACGCGCTCGATCTGGCGAGCACCTATTTCGACGACGGCCGCTTCTTCGCCGACCTGCAGCGGCGCGTCGCGCTGCACACCGAGAGCGATACCGGCACCGTCCCGCCGTCCCTGGACGCCTATCTGCGCGATGAACTGGTGCCGCCGCTGACGGCGCTCGGCTTCGACTGCAGCATCCTGCCCAACCCGGCTCCGAGCGGCGGCCCGTTCCTGATCGCCCGCCGGGTGGAAGACTCGGCCCTGCCCACGGTGCTGGGCTACGGCCACGGCGATGTGACCAGCGGGCAGGACGCCGCTTGGCGCGCCGGCCTCAATCCCTGGGTGCTGACGGCCGAGGGCGACCGCCTCTATGGCCGGGGCACGGCCGACAACAAGGGGCAGCACACCGTGAACCTGGGGGCGCTGGAGGCCGTGCTGCAAGCGCGCGGAGGGCGACTGGGCTACAACCTCACCTGGCTCATCGAGATGGGCGAGGAAGCCGCATCGCCCGGCCTGCACGCGCTGTGCGAAGCGCAGCGCGAAGCCCTGCGCGCCGACGTGTTCCTGGCCAGCGACGGGCCGCGCGTGAATGCGTCCCGGCCCACGCTGTTCCTGGGCTCGCGGGGCGCGATCAACTTCACGCTGCGGCTCAAGGAGCGCCCCCGCGCCTACCACTCGGGCAATTGGGGCGGCGTGCTGGCCAACCCGGCCACCATCCTGTGCAACGCCGTCGCCAGCATGGTGGACGCGCGGGGCCGCATCACCATCGACGGGTTGCGTCCGCAGCCCATCACGCCGGCGGTGCGCACGGCGCTCGCGCGCATCGCCATCGGTGGCGGCGCGGACGACCCGGCGCTGAGCGAATGCTGGGGCGAGCCCGGCCTGTCGGCCGCCGAGCGGCTGATGGGCTGGAACACGCTGGAGGTGCTGGCCATGGGCGCCGGCAACCCCCAGCGCCCCGTGAATGCCATTCCCGGCGAAGCCGTCGTGCATTGCCAGCTGCGCTTCGTGGTGGGCACGCCATGGCAGCGCCTGCAGGAGATCGTGCAGGCGCATCTGGAGGCGCGGGGATTCCACGGCATCGACGTGAGCATCACGCTGGCCGGCGCCGCCACCCGCCTGGAGCCCGACCATCCCTGGGCGCAATGGGCGCAGGCCTCCATCGAGCGCACGGCGGGCCAGCCGCCGGACGTGCTGCCCAACCTGGCCGGGTCGCTGCCCAACGATGTCTTCGCAGAGCTGCTGGGCCTGCCCACGCTCTGGGTGCCGCACTCCTACCCCGCCTGCGCACAGCACGCACCCAACGAACACCTGCTGGCCCCGGTCGTGCGCGACGGTTTGCGCGTGATGGCCGGCCTGTACTGGGACCTGGGCGAGCCTGCAGACGCAGGTGGCGCCCCCTGGCCCGTCCGTGCAGCCGCGACTGCCACCGCTGCCGCCGCGTGA